From the genome of Geobacter sp. SVR, one region includes:
- a CDS encoding ABC transporter ATP-binding protein → MLRLKNINTYYGKVHALKNISLHLQEGEIVTLIGANGAGKTTILNTISGITPASAGEILLGKEQIQTLSPDRIVKAGISQVPEGRQVFKPLSVEDNLEMGAYLRYRSREPKTAIHRDMEQVYALFPRLEERRRQLSGTMSGGEQQMLAIGRALMAKPRLLLLDEPSMGLAPLVVQEIFRVLEQLRQENGTTILLVEQNAKAALKLADRGYVLETGKVILEGPADELMENAEVKRAYLGKDKKEIWER, encoded by the coding sequence ATGCTGAGGCTTAAGAATATCAATACGTACTACGGCAAGGTCCATGCCCTGAAGAACATCTCCCTGCACCTGCAGGAGGGCGAGATCGTGACCCTGATCGGTGCCAACGGCGCCGGCAAGACCACTATCCTCAACACCATTTCGGGCATCACCCCTGCTTCGGCCGGCGAAATCCTGCTCGGCAAGGAGCAGATCCAGACGCTCTCCCCCGACCGGATCGTCAAGGCCGGCATCTCCCAGGTGCCGGAAGGGCGTCAGGTGTTCAAACCGCTTTCGGTGGAGGACAACCTGGAAATGGGAGCCTATCTGCGCTATCGCAGCCGAGAACCAAAGACGGCCATCCATCGCGACATGGAGCAGGTGTACGCTCTGTTTCCGCGCCTGGAAGAGCGGCGGCGCCAGTTGTCCGGCACCATGTCCGGCGGCGAACAGCAGATGCTGGCCATTGGCCGGGCCCTGATGGCCAAGCCGCGCCTGCTCCTGCTGGATGAGCCCTCCATGGGGCTGGCGCCGCTGGTGGTGCAGGAGATCTTCCGCGTGCTGGAGCAACTACGGCAGGAAAACGGCACCACCATCCTGTTGGTTGAGCAGAACGCCAAGGCGGCCCTCAAGCTGGCCGACCGGGGCTATGTGCTCGAAACTGGCAAGGTGATCCTGGAGGGACCGGCAGACGAACTGATGGAGAATGCCGAGGTCAAGCGGGCCTATCTGGGCAAGGATAAGAAGGAAATTTGGGAGCGGTAA
- a CDS encoding class II aldolase/adducin family protein: MLDQIAKYTAKMVADRSALAGSIAFAAQDDTLIAAGDAALSDLAGEVLSRLNCLALTVAGPALPFADFLIQRAERTEHEILPRDTETRTFLHDIPFLRADELGSDPAAAIAGLLGNRKGIVVEGIGIIANGALTVEQAYINWSSVFHSTFIKYLEDLLADGFKLKGEEEAFRRFRHEWLTELTPAGLEFRRGSFDDKSAILVEMARVGRYTVQRGLVDSFFGNISYRSGELLYISQTASSLDELEGCIDPVPFENSSTVGITASSELVAHRRIFEVTGCRAILHGHPRFAVVMSMVCEEQEMCSITDCWKDCGRVRFLGDTPVVAGEIGAGGIAKNVPPVIGQTGQAIVYGHGIFSIGADDFDEAFKGMVAVENRCREEYFRRFDEKWQNSLATEDTESTENVKSR; the protein is encoded by the coding sequence ATGCTCGACCAGATTGCCAAATACACCGCCAAAATGGTTGCAGACCGCTCCGCTCTGGCCGGCTCGATCGCCTTTGCAGCGCAGGACGATACGCTGATAGCCGCCGGTGATGCCGCACTCTCGGACCTGGCCGGCGAAGTGCTGTCACGGCTCAATTGCCTGGCCCTGACCGTTGCCGGCCCTGCCCTCCCCTTTGCCGATTTCCTGATCCAACGGGCGGAGCGGACCGAGCACGAGATCCTGCCGCGCGATACCGAAACCCGCACCTTCCTGCACGATATCCCGTTCCTGCGGGCCGATGAACTGGGCAGCGACCCGGCCGCAGCCATAGCCGGACTGCTGGGCAACCGCAAGGGGATTGTGGTGGAGGGAATCGGCATCATTGCCAATGGCGCCCTGACGGTCGAGCAGGCCTACATCAACTGGTCGTCGGTCTTCCACTCCACCTTCATCAAATACCTGGAGGACCTGCTCGCCGACGGATTCAAACTAAAGGGCGAAGAGGAGGCTTTCAGACGTTTCCGCCATGAATGGCTGACGGAACTGACTCCCGCTGGTCTCGAATTCCGGCGGGGTTCTTTTGACGATAAATCGGCAATCCTGGTGGAAATGGCCCGGGTGGGGCGTTACACGGTCCAGCGCGGCCTGGTGGATTCCTTCTTCGGCAACATCTCCTACAGAAGCGGCGAGCTGCTGTACATCTCCCAGACCGCTTCCAGCCTTGATGAACTGGAGGGATGCATTGACCCGGTTCCCTTCGAGAACAGCTCCACCGTCGGCATCACCGCCTCCAGTGAATTGGTGGCACACCGGCGCATCTTCGAGGTGACTGGCTGCCGGGCTATCCTGCATGGGCATCCGCGTTTTGCCGTGGTGATGAGCATGGTGTGCGAGGAACAGGAAATGTGTTCGATAACGGATTGCTGGAAGGATTGCGGCAGAGTCCGTTTCCTTGGGGATACTCCGGTGGTGGCAGGCGAGATCGGCGCCGGGGGGATTGCCAAAAACGTCCCGCCGGTGATCGGGCAAACCGGACAGGCCATCGTGTACGGACATGGGATTTTCAGCATCGGCGCAGACGACTTCGACGAGGCTTTCAAGGGTATGGTGGCGGTGGAAAACCGGTGCCGGGAGGAGTATTTCAGAAGATTCGACGAAAAATGGCAAAACAGCCTGGCCACAGAGGACACAGAGAGCACAGAGAACGTCAAAAGCAGGTAA
- a CDS encoding M23 family metallopeptidase, whose product MHIPPCEPRFLVRLAAMVASICIPLVFTVETRADIYRFVTVDGVETFTDAPVNKQARVVIKDSAKKGASKYKNRKGSQTHDVSLDEIAEKTVRTSLNPQQTTGSIIQRLPSVGGSITSGVGMRIDPIDGKWRHHNGIDIAIPEGTPVTPAAAGVVIYSGHRSGYGNTLVVEHENGMITLYGHNSRLTASAGQAVGTDTVIALSGNTGRSTGPHLHFEAWQAGVNVTPAFMPGSTMPLPTVKLASSKQKSTFRKEVMSDGTILFTNLPPTAP is encoded by the coding sequence ATGCACATTCCCCCCTGCGAGCCCCGCTTCCTTGTCCGATTAGCCGCCATGGTCGCGTCGATCTGCATCCCGCTTGTTTTCACCGTTGAAACCCGGGCTGACATTTACCGCTTCGTGACCGTCGACGGCGTTGAAACCTTCACGGATGCCCCGGTCAACAAACAGGCACGGGTTGTAATCAAGGACTCGGCAAAAAAAGGGGCATCGAAATACAAGAACAGAAAGGGCTCCCAAACGCACGACGTATCGCTGGACGAGATCGCCGAGAAAACGGTGCGGACCTCCCTGAATCCCCAGCAAACAACCGGCTCGATCATTCAGCGCCTGCCGTCGGTGGGGGGCAGCATCACATCCGGCGTCGGCATGCGCATCGATCCGATTGACGGGAAGTGGCGCCATCACAACGGCATCGACATCGCCATACCGGAAGGGACCCCGGTAACTCCGGCAGCTGCCGGGGTCGTGATCTACAGCGGACACAGATCCGGTTACGGCAACACCCTTGTGGTAGAACACGAAAACGGCATGATCACCCTTTACGGCCACAACAGCCGGCTGACCGCTTCGGCGGGTCAGGCGGTCGGCACCGACACGGTGATCGCCCTGTCGGGCAATACCGGTCGCTCCACCGGTCCCCATCTGCATTTCGAGGCCTGGCAGGCCGGGGTCAATGTTACGCCCGCCTTCATGCCGGGCAGCACCATGCCGCTTCCAACAGTGAAACTGGCCTCCAGCAAACAGAAATCCACCTTCCGCAAAGAGGTCATGTCGGACGGCACGATCCTGTTCACCAACCTTCCCCCTACGGCCCCCTGA
- a CDS encoding PilZ domain-containing protein, with the protein MSSYYDKVVRGTEHEDMLMLVQFFKDKVGQRFSFLGYYKELPVSYDATLLSVENEMAEFEVHEYQAKVVNIERTVLIHAPEKAPFTEDIFAEAFYVNVAKKRVILCKFAYAKICSGMRRFVRVILDKPLDVDLFVEDDILNGHISDLSLGGAAMTVASCDLLHGGNELNIILKLPDISSGRITEVGVTATVVRIFGESPSFTCYLQFQPEKHSQQQIAYFINQRQVEIIKELKELNS; encoded by the coding sequence ATGTCTTCTTATTACGACAAGGTGGTACGCGGTACGGAGCACGAGGACATGCTGATGCTTGTCCAATTTTTCAAGGACAAGGTGGGCCAGCGCTTTTCCTTTCTCGGATATTACAAGGAATTGCCGGTTTCGTACGATGCCACTCTGTTGAGCGTCGAAAACGAAATGGCGGAGTTCGAGGTGCATGAATACCAGGCGAAGGTTGTGAACATCGAGCGTACGGTCCTGATCCATGCTCCTGAAAAGGCCCCATTTACCGAGGACATCTTTGCGGAAGCCTTCTACGTCAATGTTGCCAAAAAACGCGTCATACTCTGCAAATTCGCCTATGCAAAAATATGCTCGGGCATGCGTCGTTTCGTCCGGGTCATCCTCGACAAGCCGCTCGATGTCGATCTGTTCGTCGAGGACGATATTCTGAACGGTCATATAAGCGACCTCTCCCTGGGAGGCGCGGCAATGACGGTGGCGTCCTGCGATCTCCTGCATGGGGGCAACGAGTTGAACATCATCCTCAAACTGCCTGATATTTCCAGCGGACGGATCACCGAAGTGGGGGTGACCGCCACGGTTGTCAGGATCTTTGGAGAATCCCCCTCATTTACCTGCTATCTGCAGTTCCAGCCCGAAAAACATTCCCAACAGCAAATTGCCTATTTTATCAACCAACGTCAGGTTGAGATCATCAAGGAATTGAAGGAATTGAACAGTTAA
- a CDS encoding P-II family nitrogen regulator has translation MKKVDAIIKPFKLDEVKEALNEIGIQGITVSEVKGFGRQKGHTELYRGAEYVVDFIPKIKLEIIVADDILPKVVEAIEKSAKTGRIGDGKIFVTPVEAVVRIRTGETGEDAL, from the coding sequence TTGAAGAAAGTAGATGCCATAATCAAGCCGTTCAAGCTGGATGAGGTCAAGGAAGCCCTGAACGAAATCGGAATTCAGGGGATCACCGTCAGTGAGGTGAAAGGCTTCGGCCGTCAGAAAGGGCATACCGAACTGTACCGCGGTGCCGAATACGTGGTCGACTTCATCCCCAAAATCAAACTCGAGATTATCGTGGCAGACGACATACTGCCCAAGGTAGTCGAAGCAATAGAGAAATCTGCCAAAACCGGCCGAATCGGTGACGGCAAGATTTTTGTCACCCCCGTCGAAGCCGTTGTCCGGATCAGGACCGGTGAAACCGGCGAAGACGCGCTGTAA
- a CDS encoding branched-chain amino acid ABC transporter permease, protein MQLDQLLQYVLSGLSTGAIYALIGIGFSIIYNATGIINFAQGEFVMLGGLLTLSCLNLLQLPPWAAVPCAVAAATVIGLLFERLAIRPLRKPTPISLVIITIGGSILIRGLAMLVWGKDTHSIPPFSGDEPIAVGGATILPQHLWILAITLVIVVINRFYFYHTISGKAMRACSYNRTAAGLVGIDVQRMVLFSFMISSAMGAIAGIIVAPLTMTAYDVGVMLGLKGFCAAIIGGMSSGLATVVGGLILGILESLGAGLISSGYKDAIAFIILLLILFIRPQGLFGKAESERV, encoded by the coding sequence ATGCAGCTCGATCAGCTACTCCAATACGTCCTCTCCGGCCTTTCCACCGGTGCCATCTATGCCCTGATCGGCATCGGCTTTTCGATCATCTACAATGCCACCGGAATCATCAACTTTGCCCAGGGTGAATTCGTCATGCTGGGGGGGCTCTTGACCCTGTCGTGCCTGAACCTGCTCCAATTGCCGCCATGGGCAGCGGTGCCCTGCGCCGTGGCTGCCGCCACTGTCATCGGTCTGCTGTTCGAGCGTTTGGCCATTCGCCCGTTGCGCAAGCCGACGCCGATCAGTCTCGTCATCATCACCATCGGCGGCAGCATCCTGATCCGGGGGCTTGCCATGCTGGTGTGGGGCAAGGATACCCATTCCATCCCGCCATTCAGTGGAGACGAGCCGATTGCAGTGGGCGGGGCAACCATTCTGCCGCAGCATCTCTGGATACTGGCGATTACACTGGTGATCGTGGTCATCAACCGGTTTTATTTCTACCACACCATCAGCGGCAAGGCCATGCGAGCCTGTTCCTACAACCGCACGGCAGCCGGCCTGGTCGGCATCGATGTGCAGCGGATGGTGTTGTTCTCCTTTATGATCAGTTCCGCCATGGGGGCGATTGCCGGCATCATCGTGGCCCCCTTGACCATGACAGCCTATGACGTGGGAGTCATGCTGGGGCTGAAAGGCTTCTGCGCCGCCATCATCGGCGGGATGTCCAGCGGTCTGGCCACGGTCGTAGGGGGGCTGATCCTGGGGATACTGGAATCCTTGGGGGCCGGCTTGATCTCCTCGGGCTACAAGGACGCCATTGCCTTCATCATCCTGCTGCTGATCCTGTTCATCCGGCCGCAGGGACTGTTCGGCAAGGCCGAAAGCGAGAGGGTCTGA
- the rlmB gene encoding 23S rRNA (guanosine(2251)-2'-O)-methyltransferase RlmB, whose amino-acid sequence MKDELVFGVNPVREALRGTREVHELFVQASSSDHRMEKILALAKERGVKVCKREREDLTRMCGSSHHQGMALRVASFPYAELEDMVAAAGSEASDVLLVLDGIQDPHNLGALIRSAACAGAHGVIIPKDRACGITPVAEKSSAGAVETIPVAQVTNVAKTLETLKKAGYWVYGLAGEAGQSVYDLTFSGKVALVIGSEGEGIRPLVRKQCDVIMSIPQFGGVASLNASVAGGIALFEVARGLREKP is encoded by the coding sequence ATGAAAGACGAACTGGTTTTTGGCGTCAATCCGGTCAGAGAGGCCCTACGCGGCACGCGCGAGGTGCACGAGCTGTTCGTGCAGGCCAGCTCCAGCGACCACCGCATGGAAAAGATCCTGGCCTTGGCCAAGGAGCGGGGAGTCAAGGTCTGCAAACGCGAGCGGGAGGACCTGACTCGCATGTGCGGTTCGTCCCACCACCAGGGAATGGCCCTGCGGGTGGCCTCTTTCCCCTACGCGGAACTGGAGGACATGGTTGCCGCTGCCGGATCGGAAGCCTCCGACGTACTGCTGGTACTGGATGGCATCCAGGACCCCCACAACCTGGGTGCTCTGATCCGCAGTGCCGCCTGCGCCGGCGCGCATGGCGTAATCATTCCCAAAGACCGTGCCTGCGGCATTACCCCGGTTGCCGAAAAATCTTCGGCCGGGGCGGTCGAAACCATCCCCGTGGCGCAGGTTACCAATGTGGCCAAGACGCTGGAGACTCTGAAAAAAGCGGGTTACTGGGTCTACGGCTTGGCCGGGGAGGCGGGGCAATCGGTCTATGATCTGACCTTTTCCGGAAAAGTGGCACTGGTGATCGGAAGCGAGGGAGAGGGGATCAGGCCGCTGGTGCGCAAGCAGTGCGACGTAATCATGTCGATTCCGCAATTCGGCGGGGTAGCCTCCCTGAATGCCTCGGTGGCAGGAGGGATCGCGCTGTTCGAGGTGGCGCGGGGACTGCGGGAAAAACCGTAA
- a CDS encoding branched-chain amino acid ABC transporter permease produces MNRELLKFLVFSLLVLLAPLLFQGGYLMNVLVFVGINTMLAIALNLLLGYAGQISLGHAGFFGLGAYLSGILTATYGWNPWIAMPLAAVTVGLLAFLIGFPILKLKGHYLAMATLGLGIIIFIVFNETIELTGGPSGLSGIPNLSLGDFKFDSDIRNYYLVWSFTLGTVLLSLNLAASRVGRALRAVHDSEVAARVMGVNARLLKVQIFALSAVISALAGSLYAHTMTFLAPSSFGFNFSVELLTMVVIGGLGSIYGSFLGAALLTLLPEFLRAAHDYDIVIYGGLLMAMIMFMPGGLVRGIPDLLRRFAKRGRAGHA; encoded by the coding sequence GTGAATCGAGAACTGCTCAAATTCCTGGTTTTCAGCCTGCTGGTTCTGCTGGCTCCCCTGCTTTTTCAGGGGGGCTACCTGATGAACGTGCTGGTGTTCGTGGGTATCAACACCATGCTGGCCATTGCCCTGAACCTGCTCCTGGGCTACGCCGGACAAATCTCGCTGGGACATGCCGGCTTCTTCGGCCTGGGGGCCTATCTCTCCGGCATCCTGACCGCCACCTACGGCTGGAACCCCTGGATCGCCATGCCTCTGGCCGCTGTAACGGTCGGTCTGCTAGCCTTCCTGATCGGTTTCCCGATCCTCAAGCTCAAAGGGCATTATCTGGCCATGGCGACCCTGGGCCTGGGCATCATCATTTTCATCGTCTTCAACGAGACCATCGAACTGACCGGCGGCCCTTCCGGCCTTTCGGGCATTCCCAACCTGTCTCTGGGCGATTTTAAGTTCGACTCCGACATCAGGAACTACTATCTGGTCTGGTCGTTCACGCTCGGCACGGTGCTGCTGTCCCTCAATCTGGCCGCTTCCCGGGTGGGGCGGGCCCTCAGGGCGGTGCACGATTCCGAGGTGGCGGCGCGGGTGATGGGGGTCAATGCCCGCCTGCTCAAGGTGCAGATCTTTGCACTTTCGGCCGTGATCTCTGCCCTGGCCGGCAGTCTGTACGCCCACACCATGACCTTTCTGGCACCGTCTTCCTTTGGGTTCAATTTTTCGGTCGAGCTCCTGACCATGGTGGTGATCGGCGGCCTGGGCAGCATCTACGGCTCGTTTCTGGGGGCGGCCCTGCTGACGCTGCTGCCGGAATTCCTGCGCGCCGCCCATGACTACGATATCGTGATCTACGGCGGGCTGTTGATGGCGATGATCATGTTCATGCCGGGCGGTCTGGTGCGGGGCATTCCCGATCTGCTGCGCAGATTCGCCAAACGGGGGAGGGCCGGCCATGCTTGA
- the pyrF gene encoding orotidine-5'-phosphate decarboxylase, which produces MTRDEARKKILFALDVNGLAEIDRYAELLSGKVGMFKVGKELFTSCGREAVTTVQRRGGEVFLDLKYHDIPNTVAKAMVEATRMGVQLANLHALGGAEMMETAATAVRKEFGDQRPRLLAVTILTSSTAETLRGVGIDHPVEQMVVRLAKLAQDSGMDGVVASPLEIGLIREACGPDFLIVTPGVRPAFASVDDQKRIMTPGEAVAAGADYLVIGRPIAKADDPSKAADLIVDEIVAGGQ; this is translated from the coding sequence ATGACACGTGACGAAGCACGCAAGAAGATACTATTCGCCCTGGATGTAAACGGGTTGGCAGAGATCGACCGCTACGCCGAATTGCTTTCCGGCAAGGTGGGGATGTTCAAGGTCGGCAAGGAGCTGTTCACCTCCTGCGGCCGCGAGGCGGTGACCACCGTGCAGCGCCGGGGGGGCGAGGTCTTCCTGGATCTGAAGTACCACGACATCCCCAACACGGTGGCCAAGGCCATGGTCGAGGCGACCCGCATGGGGGTGCAACTGGCCAACCTGCATGCCCTAGGAGGCGCCGAGATGATGGAGACCGCCGCAACAGCGGTGCGTAAAGAGTTCGGCGATCAGCGCCCCCGGCTTCTGGCCGTGACCATCCTGACCTCCTCCACGGCCGAGACCCTGCGCGGTGTGGGCATCGACCATCCGGTGGAGCAGATGGTGGTCAGGCTGGCCAAGCTGGCCCAGGATTCCGGCATGGACGGTGTGGTGGCCTCTCCCCTGGAGATCGGCCTGATCCGCGAGGCCTGCGGTCCCGACTTTCTGATCGTCACCCCCGGGGTGCGCCCTGCCTTTGCCTCCGTGGACGACCAGAAGCGGATCATGACACCTGGCGAGGCCGTAGCGGCCGGGGCCGATTATCTGGTGATCGGGCGCCCCATCGCCAAGGCCGACGATCCGTCCAAAGCGGCCGATCTGATCGTGGATGAAATCGTGGCGGGTGGGCAATGA
- a CDS encoding PEP-CTERM sorting domain-containing protein, whose protein sequence is MRAFPNAVRNSASLTVILAMVLNIMLVSSASALTVINGDFSSGNSSGWNSSGNFSIDTVSNLPTISQGKWDLSSWNSVMDGNFALMQTSPEDHISRWFSTSVQLPVAAVPLSLSFDYAVAYELTNRSSNPADVGYFRAEVYGKNGQSYYPELTEREIMWSSREPEKNVFTGHISLPPEYFIPRSPDYNDFSINFIFFTSLFDTIIGIDNIQLEAAPVEPGPAPVPEPATCLLLASGLAGIGAYARKKRLGDKLA, encoded by the coding sequence ATGAGAGCGTTTCCCAATGCCGTGCGTAATTCAGCATCATTGACAGTGATTCTGGCGATGGTTCTGAATATCATGCTGGTGAGCAGTGCCAGTGCACTTACCGTCATCAACGGCGATTTTTCGTCCGGCAACTCTAGTGGTTGGAATTCCTCGGGTAATTTCAGCATCGATACGGTAAGTAACCTGCCCACAATCTCGCAGGGCAAATGGGATCTTTCTTCCTGGAATAGCGTCATGGACGGGAATTTTGCCCTGATGCAGACCAGCCCGGAAGATCACATATCCAGATGGTTCTCTACCAGCGTGCAACTGCCTGTGGCTGCGGTTCCGCTCTCCCTTTCGTTCGATTATGCGGTGGCCTATGAACTGACCAACCGTAGTTCAAACCCCGCTGATGTGGGCTACTTTCGGGCCGAGGTATACGGCAAGAACGGTCAGTCGTATTACCCTGAGTTGACCGAGCGTGAAATAATGTGGTCATCAAGGGAACCGGAAAAGAATGTATTTACAGGGCACATCAGCCTGCCACCAGAATACTTCATACCACGCTCGCCGGATTACAACGATTTTTCCATTAATTTTATTTTTTTCACCAGTCTATTTGACACAATCATCGGAATCGACAATATCCAGCTTGAGGCTGCACCGGTGGAGCCAGGGCCAGCTCCCGTTCCCGAGCCGGCCACATGCCTGTTGCTTGCCAGCGGCTTGGCCGGGATAGGTGCGTATGCCAGGAAAAAACGTCTGGGAGATAAGCTTGCCTGA
- the glnA gene encoding type I glutamate--ammonia ligase, whose amino-acid sequence MTPKQVVEFAKENGALMVDFKFMDFVGIWQHFSVPISEFGEDTFEEGQGFDGSSIRGWQPIHASDMIIVPDPASAKMDPFVAVPTLSLICNIFDPITKEGYTRDPRNIALKAESYLKSTGIGDTAFFGPEAEFFIFDDVRYDSSANQSFYAVDSVEGAWNTGREEFPNLGYKPRHKEGYFPVSPTDSQNDLRNEMVLELQKVGIRVECQHHEVATGGQAEIDMRFSSLVDMADQLQWFKYVIKNVANRNGKTVTFMPKPLYGDNGSGMHCHMSIWKGGVNLFAGDKYGGLSQQALWYIGGIIKHAKALCAFTNPTTNSYKRLVPGFEAPVNMAYSARNRSASIRIPMFSSNPKAKRIEYRTPDPSCNGYLAFAAMLMAGLDGIENKIDPGQPLDKDIYGLTPEELKDIPSAPGSLEEALKCLQDDHEFLLKGDVFTPDVIEKWIEYKTEAEVNPVRMRPVPLEFELYYDI is encoded by the coding sequence ATGACCCCGAAACAGGTAGTAGAATTTGCCAAAGAAAACGGCGCGCTGATGGTTGACTTCAAATTCATGGACTTCGTAGGTATCTGGCAGCATTTTTCGGTGCCAATCAGTGAGTTCGGTGAAGACACCTTCGAAGAGGGCCAGGGTTTCGACGGTTCCTCCATCCGTGGCTGGCAGCCGATTCACGCTTCCGACATGATCATTGTTCCCGATCCGGCTTCCGCAAAAATGGATCCCTTTGTTGCCGTGCCGACCCTGTCGCTGATCTGCAACATCTTCGATCCGATCACCAAGGAAGGCTACACCCGCGATCCGCGCAACATCGCTCTGAAGGCCGAATCGTACCTCAAGTCCACCGGTATCGGCGACACTGCCTTTTTCGGTCCTGAAGCCGAATTCTTCATCTTTGACGACGTGCGCTACGATTCCAGCGCCAACCAGTCCTTTTATGCGGTAGATTCCGTCGAAGGCGCCTGGAACACCGGCCGTGAAGAGTTCCCCAACCTGGGCTACAAGCCGCGCCACAAGGAAGGCTACTTCCCGGTCTCCCCGACCGACTCCCAGAACGACCTGCGTAACGAAATGGTTCTGGAACTCCAGAAAGTCGGCATTCGCGTTGAGTGCCAGCACCACGAAGTTGCCACCGGCGGCCAGGCCGAGATCGATATGCGCTTCTCCTCGCTGGTCGACATGGCTGACCAGCTCCAGTGGTTCAAATACGTGATCAAGAACGTTGCCAATCGCAACGGCAAGACCGTCACCTTCATGCCCAAGCCGCTCTACGGCGACAACGGTTCCGGCATGCACTGCCATATGTCGATCTGGAAAGGTGGCGTCAACCTGTTCGCCGGCGACAAATACGGCGGGCTCTCCCAGCAGGCCCTGTGGTACATCGGCGGCATCATCAAGCACGCCAAGGCCCTGTGCGCCTTCACCAACCCGACCACCAACTCTTACAAGCGCTTGGTGCCGGGCTTCGAAGCTCCGGTCAACATGGCCTACTCGGCCCGCAACCGCTCCGCTTCGATCCGTATCCCGATGTTCTCGAGCAACCCCAAAGCCAAGCGCATCGAGTACCGTACGCCGGATCCTTCCTGCAACGGCTACCTCGCCTTCGCCGCCATGCTGATGGCCGGCCTGGACGGCATCGAGAACAAGATCGATCCGGGTCAGCCGCTGGACAAGGACATTTACGGGCTTACCCCCGAAGAGCTCAAGGACATCCCGTCCGCTCCGGGCAGCCTGGAAGAAGCGCTCAAGTGCCTCCAGGACGACCACGAGTTCCTGCTCAAGGGCGACGTTTTCACCCCCGATGTCATCGAGAAGTGGATCGAGTACAAAACCGAGGCGGAAGTCAATCCGGTCCGCATGCGTCCGGTACCGCTGGAGTTCGAACTGTACTACGACATCTAG
- a CDS encoding ABC transporter ATP-binding protein, with product MLEVHGITQVFGGVTALEEVSFAIRQGDITGVIGPNGAGKTTLFNIITGIYRQTRGTVTLEGRDVSGLPPEKLARYGMVRTFQNIELFGQMSVLENVMVGLHTKSRSGLLACSLKAPWAMAEERRIRAGAMKWIDFVGINDLADVIAANLPFGKGRLLEIARALAVEPCLILMDEPAAGLNSQETLALARLIERIRDLGITVVLVEHDMELVMDICDRIVVLNLGKKLAEGTPRAIQENPEVVAAYLGGDD from the coding sequence ATGCTTGAGGTACACGGCATCACCCAGGTCTTCGGTGGCGTAACCGCCCTGGAAGAGGTCTCCTTTGCCATCCGACAGGGGGACATCACCGGTGTGATCGGCCCCAACGGCGCCGGCAAGACAACCCTGTTCAACATCATTACCGGCATCTACCGCCAGACCCGCGGCACAGTCACGCTGGAGGGACGGGACGTGTCCGGCCTGCCGCCGGAAAAGCTGGCCCGCTACGGCATGGTGCGCACCTTCCAGAATATCGAGCTGTTCGGCCAGATGAGCGTACTTGAGAATGTGATGGTCGGGCTGCACACCAAAAGCAGAAGCGGTCTGCTGGCCTGCTCGCTCAAGGCCCCCTGGGCGATGGCCGAGGAACGCCGCATCCGGGCCGGGGCCATGAAGTGGATCGACTTCGTCGGCATCAATGACCTGGCCGATGTTATTGCCGCCAATCTGCCGTTCGGCAAGGGGCGCCTGCTGGAGATTGCCCGGGCACTGGCGGTGGAGCCGTGTCTGATCTTGATGGACGAACCAGCCGCCGGTCTCAATAGCCAGGAGACTCTGGCGCTGGCCCGCTTGATCGAGCGCATCCGCGATCTGGGCATCACCGTGGTGCTGGTGGAACACGACATGGAGCTGGTGATGGATATCTGCGACCGGATCGTAGTGCTCAATCTGGGCAAGAAACTAGCCGAAGGGACGCCGCGCGCGATCCAGGAAAATCCCGAGGTGGTTGCCGCGTACCTGGGAGGCGACGACTGA